Proteins found in one Sorghum bicolor cultivar BTx623 chromosome 1, Sorghum_bicolor_NCBIv3, whole genome shotgun sequence genomic segment:
- the LOC8080442 gene encoding uncharacterized protein LOC8080442 isoform X1 — protein sequence MSHPGKFVSVNLNRSYGQPAPSSHHGGGGGGGRPSRPAGAGSSAGGGMVVLSRPRGASSLAKPQAPKLSVPPPLNLPSLRKEHERFDGSAAAAGGGVASAPPRSGGPAAGWTKPAPASEKPPGSAALPGGVARPPSYGFAEKAVVLRGEDFPSLKAAVAPPTPPQPAQRPKDADGARVGTPEGRPGPLGMRPQVTTSRATEPLASGGSLGPGGRTSAERVQKPDLGPLPMVRLRYDSDWADDERDTELSLPERDSRERGFGRTEAMLPGRDLYGAMREPFKKELFGRDVAATNKEGGQDGLWRSPVSNQHDRERTDGRPYSGGRGSSGPAGGSKDVWSNSKEPLMRGYGQNGVEQYGTTRVGEAASERYGDSSNNWPRLNSFQNNVGSKVQPFGGNKGSLINDTVAKFGREKRLTGSPAKPLIEDSGFDSISAVNLTAIKKKKEAAKPADFHDPARESFEAELDRILRVQEQERQRVMEEQERAREVARKQEEERERLIREEEERQRLVEEQAKQAAWQAEQERLEAAKRAEEQRIAREEERKRIAMEEERRREAARQKLLELEAKIARRQAESNIGSARAVNDEFIPGDVKDRDLSHSANFGDKNDIDKMNECINTSAPLESSSLNRFSEIVPRVHTLTDGRSSFIDRENAYYSSRAAFPEQENVHHSPRRDPFAAKRGNFPKKDLNDGFGSVSVRQPSTGRTTDSPWALEDFHHEKVPRWDAPRDIDRFSKQSDFDNGLFNSDRFGDTAWLPSSSHGSLNVQQGDRMFQSPDVNELSSFTRPRYSMRQPRVLPPPMVTSVHRSSMGASARHINSSFVDGGNGEGSGRDDVQIMQGQYGSAYQEASRQHGIRPDHISVNEHQIVDRKSPVLGSQSSLSVSSPPSSPPHVSHDEMDVSGDSPALPTSADGERTVLSDNDHAALTVDADNTSRIAASGVPHLEDDEWSSVNNDDRRKQDEYDEDNDSYQEDEINEADDENIDLDDEFLEGQNTPVELEPVILGFDEGVQVEIPPNSQLELVSVRSTERTVGVHLNSGVAEQANVSGSVVHSDPVTEAEKALHALTFDRVNALTEDSNGEPSNSLGTPASSSQLPQASSAGPIFSSASAVVGQNEVPVSLQFGLFTGPPLIPTPVPAIQIGSIQMPIHLHNQFNPSLSHMHPSTTPLYQFGQLRYVRPIAPSAQSLPSQAIRPAHSSIPAQHTLNQNASSVLPELMDGDTNQNIPAQASSSTFITKSAATKLPLGMDNSNSQYLNSPANNEMAGVEGFHGQVDRESTEGTIPSVRNQDHSLKRNYRPTSNNVESSQYGLEGRAMGEPKAPGVVSDRRGRRYGYAVKDINMRSTGSVVEPSHSHKDSKGGFQRRARRNVRRTEFRVRENVEKNQSETSESFCHGEQDEMTSSNGTRDAPARNTNRRELDMNKASRINEASDQSVSFRSTHNVPHERSHGGNKKSRTGAVPDGDTTSLQAGAVRVVKQQGIEVPVDADGFIEVRSKRQIMSVRREQREKENRSKMRMAKAPRKQHSVSLQSSVGPSVNKRAAPSSGEVKKKVSSGSAITVEGKIVDYAESSVPLMGDTASMDLIGPPSTNAETHTNCFANQPIQIQTSTDLVSSSPANLVSGLSEDNNKGASISTPFNMVSWDNSQINQQVMPLTQTQLEEAMRPAKFEQQAGSGFSLESNNALSPTVTTEKVFPSSASPINSLLAGEKIQFGAVTSPTMLPPVSRTVSSGLGAPGSSRPDMKIDRGLPSDNSGPDKAKSKELCPSTEDAEAEAEAAASAVAVAAISTDEGSPADATTASAPDNKSFTSKDLSGLTSGTGARTGQAGQSSTEEPLTVALPADLSVDTPSMSLWPPIASPQASGPMLSQFHGAQPSHFSCFDMNSMLGGHIFAFGPSDESAGSQGQHPQRSNALPSAPLGAWPQCHSGVDSFYRPPTGYAGPFITPGGIPGVQGPPHMVVYNHFAPVGQFGQMGLGFMGATYIPGDKQPDWKQSQGPPIVGVSQSDPNSQNMVSGQVNAPSVPAPVPHLRPTSIMPIPSPLTMFDIAPFQTSTDIQMQTCWPHMPVPPLHSVPLSVALQQHPVEGTATQQFVHNVPVDKSSTNNRFQESSVSAGPSDGNKTFLNAAASQYRDELGLVQQPASTSSSSQTVQPSFGQAGVISNEVSTSAKVTVRATPSKVNPGTAAGVASNTNGPQVTSIPSKTHQSSSSSDQQYQHPVNNQDRRARATQKAGTGNEWQRRSGYQGRNQGSGSDRSSGTGRMKQIYVAKPSSTSGHAPSG from the exons ATGTCGCACCCCGGCAAGTTTGTCTCCGTCAACCTCAACCGATCCTACGGCCAGCCCGCTCCCTCATCACAccatggcggcggtggcggcggcggccggccctCCCGCCCTGCCGGCGCCGGCTCCTCAGCCGGCGGTGGCATGGTGGTGCTCTCCCGCCCGCGTGGAGCCTCCTCACTCGCCAAGCCGCAGGCGCCCAAGCTCTCCGTCCCGCCGCCGCTCAACCTACCATCGCTCCGCAAGGAGCACGAGCGATTCGACGGCTCGGCGGCCGCTGCGGGGGGCGGGGTCGCCTCGGCCCCGCCTCGATCCGGCGGGCCTGCTGCCGGctggaccaagcccgccccggcGTCCGAGAAGCCTCCTGGCTCTGCAGCGCTTCCTGGCGGCGTCGCCAGGCCACCGTCATATGGGTTTGCGGAGAAAGCCGTCGTCTTGCGCGGGGAAGACTTCCCGTCCTTGAAAGCAGCTGTTGCCCCACCAACACCTCCGCAGCCTGCGCAGCGGCCGAAGGATGCTGATGGGGCGCGGGTCGGCACCCCAGAGGGGCGTCCAGGACCTCTTGGGATGCGGCCGCAGGTGACAACCTCACGGGCCACTGAGCCACTGGCCTCTGGTGGCAGCTTGGGACCTGGTGGCCGCACTTCCGCTGAGAGGGTGCAGAAGCCTGATCTGGGGCCGCTTCCGATGGTCCGGCTTAGGTATGATTCTGACTGGGCTGATGACGAGCGTGACACAGAGCTGAGCCTTCCAGAGCGGGACAGCAGGGAGAGGGGATTTGGCAGGACTGAGGCCATGCTTCCAGGGCGCGACCTTTATGGAGCAATGAGGGAGCCCTTCAAAAAGGAGCTGTTTGGGAGAGATGTGGCTGCAACAAATAAAGAAGGTGGGCAGGACGGCCTGTGGCGATCTCCTGTGTCAAACCAACACGATAGGGAGCGAACAGATGGCCGACCGTACAGTGGTGGCAGAGGAAGCAGTGGCCCTGCCGGTGGCTCCAAGGATGTGTGGAGTAATAGTAAGGAGCCTCTTATGCGTGGCTATGGTCAAAATGGGGTGGAACAGTATGGAACTACACGAGTTGGGGAAGCTGCTAGTGAGCGTTACGGCGACAGTTCAAATAACTGGCCTAGGTTGAATTCTTTCCAGAATAATGTTGGTTCCAAAGTGCAACCCTTTGGTGGTAATAAAGGGTCTTTAATTAATGATACAGTGGCAAAATTTGGTAGGGAGAAACGGCTGACTGGTTCCCCTGCTAAGCCTTTAATAGAGGATAGTGGTTTTGACAGCATTTCTGCTGTTAACTTGACTGCAATAAAGAAGAAAAAAGAAGCAGCTAAACCAGCTGATTTTCATGACCCAGCAAGGGAGTCGTTTGAGGCAGAGCTTGATAGGATCTTGAGGGTACAGGAGCAGGAGAGACAACGGGTAATGGAAGAACAGGAAAGGGCCAGAGAAGTTGCTCGGAAGCAAGAAGAGGAACGGGAGAGGCTGATccgagaggaggaggagaggcaaCGTCTGGTGGAGGAGCAGGCAAAGCAGGCAGCTTGGCAAGCTGAGCAAGAGAGGCTGGAAGCTGCTAAAAGGGCTGAGGAGCAGAGAATTGCCAGGGAGGAGGAAAGGAAGAGGATTGCCATGGAGGAGGAGCGGCGTAGGGAGGCAGCGCGTCAGAAGCTCCTAGAATTGGAGGCAAAAATTGCTAGAAGACAAGCAGAATCAAACATTGGCAGCGCAAGAGCTGTTAATGATGAATTTATTCCTGGAGATGTCAAGGACAGAGACCTGTCACACTCTGCTAACTTTGGTGACAAAAATGATATTGACAAAATGAACGAGTGCATCAATACCTCAGCACCATTGGAATCCTCTAGTCTTAACAGGTTCAGTGAGATAGTTCCAAGGGTGCACACTCTTACGGATGGACGCTCTTCGTTTATTGATAGAGAAAATGCATACTATAGTTCAAGGGCTGCATTTCCAGAACAAGAGAATGTGCATCATAGTCCACGGCGTGATCCTTTTGCTGCAAAGAGGGGAAATTTCCCTAAGAAAGATCTTAATGATGGATTTGGGAGTGTTTCGGTTAGGCAACCTTCAACAGGCCGAACAACTGATTCTCCATGGGCACTCGAAGATTTCCATCATGAAAAGGTTCCACGATGGGATGCACCTAGGGACATTGACCGTTTCAGTAAACAATCTGACTTTGATAATGGGCTTTTTAACAGCGACAGGTTTGGAGATACAGCTTGGCTGCCTAGTAGTTCTCATGGAAGCCTCAATGTTCAACAAGGAGATAGGATGTTTCAGAGTCCTGATGTTAATGAATTGTCTTCTTTTACCAGACCACGCTACTCTATGCGGCAACCACGTGTCCTTCCACCCCCAATGGTGACTTCTGTGCACAGAAGTTCAATGGGTGCTTCAGCTCGACATATCAATTCATCTTTTGTGGATGGTGGGAATGGAGAGGGTTCTGGTAGAGATGATGTGCAGATTATGCAGGGTCAATATGGAAGTGCATACCAAGAGGCATCTCGCCAGCATGGGATACGACCTGACCACATTTCTGTCAATGAGCACCAAATTGTGGACAGAAAAAGCCCTGTATTGGGTTCACAATCTTCTCTTTCTGTTTCAAGCCCTCCTAGCTCTCCTCCACATGTTTCGCATGATGAGATGGATGTATCTGGTGATTCTCCTGCGTTACCGACTTCTGCTGATGGTGAACGAACGGTGCTCTCTGACAACGACCATGCAGCTCTGACTGTAGATGCAGACAATACAAGCAGAATTGCTGCCTCAGGAGTGCCCCACTTGGAGGATGATGAATGGTCAAGTGTAAACAATGATGATAGGCGAAAACAGGATGAATATGATGAAGACAATGATAGCTACCAGGAAGATGAAATCAATGAAGCTGATGATGAGAATATAGACTTGGATGATGAGTTCTTAGAGGGGCAGAATACGCCTGTAGAATTGGAACCAGTTATACTTGGATTTGATGAGGGCGTGCAGGTTGAAATTCCACCGAATAGTCAACTTGAATTAGTTTCTGTGAGGAGCACTGAAAGGACAGTTGGAGTACATCTAAACTCAGGAGTTGCAGAGCAAGCGAATGTCAGTGGTTCAGTTGTCCATTCTGATCCTGTTACTGAAGCAGAGAAAGCACTACATGCATTGACTTTTGATCGTGTAAATGCCCTGACAGAAGACAGTAATGGGGAGCCATCAAATAGCTTAGGGACACCTGCTTCAAGTTCCCAGTTACCTCAGGCATCTTCTGCAGGTCCTATTTTTTCGTCAGCTTCAGCAGTAGTTGGGCAGAATGAAGTACCTGTTAGCCTCCAATTTGGTTTGTTTACAGGTCCTCCTCTAATTCCAACTCCAGTTCCAGCCATTCAAATTGGTTCCATACAGATGCCAATCCATCTCCACAATCAGTTTAACCCATCTCTGTCTCACATGCACCCTTCAACAACCCCTTTATATCAGTTTGGCCAGTTAAGGTATGTCCGTCCTATCGCCCCGAGTGCTCAATCGCTGCCTTCTCAGGCCATACGCCCTGCACATTCTTCCATACCAGCTCAACATACATTGAATCAGAATGCATCCAGTGTTCTACCTGAGCTAATGGATGGAGATACAAACCAGAACATCCCAGCTCAGGCAAGCTCATCCACCTTTATCACTAAATCAGCAGCAACCAAGCTTCCCCTTGGAATGGACAATTCAAACTCTCAGTATCTCAATTCCCCTGCAAACAATGAGATGGCTGGTGTGGAGGGATTTCATGGCCAGGTGGACAGAGAATCTACTGAGGGTACAATTCCTAGTGTGAGGAATCAAGATCACTCTTTGAAGAGGAATTACAGACCTACCTCCAACAATGTAGAATCTTCTCAATATGGTTTGGAGGGGAGAGCCATGGGTGAACCAAAGGCTCCTGGTGTTGTCTCTGATAGAAGGGGTAGGAGATATGGTTATGCTGTTAAAGACATTAACATGAGATCTACTGGCTCAGTTGTTGAACCTTCTCATTCTCATAAAGATTCCAAAGGAGGATTCCAGAGAAGGGCTCGTAGGAATGTAAGACGGACTGAGTTTAGAGTTCGGGAAAACGTCGAGAAGAATCAAAGTGAAACTTCTGAATCATTTTGCCATGGTGAACAAGACGAGATGACATCCTCCAATGGAACTAGAGATGCTCCCGCGAGAAATACTAATAGAAGGGAACTTGATATGAACAAGGCTTCTAGGATAAATGAAGCAAGTGATCAGAGTGTCTCATTTAGAAGTACGCACAATGTTCCTCATGAGAGATCTCATGGTGGGAACAAGAAGTCTAGAACAGGTGCTGTCCCTGATGGAGATACTACCTCATTGCAAGCTGGAGCTGTTCGTGTTGTGAAGCAGCAAGGCATTGAGGTCCCTGTTGATGCAGATGGCTTCATTGAAGTAAGGTCCAAAAGACAAATCATGAGTGTGAGGAGAGAGCAGAGGGAGAAAGAAAATAGATCCAAGATGAGGATGGCAAAG GCTCCCCGCAAACAGCATAGTGTTTCCCTACAAAGCTCAGTTGGTCCTAGTGTGAATAAGCGAGCAGCTCCTTCGAGTGGAGAAGTTAAAAAGAAAGTTTCTTCTGGTTCTGCCATCACAGTAGAAGGAAAAATTGTTGACTATGCTGAATCTTCGGTTCCATTGATGGGTGATACGGCTTCCATGGACCTCATAGGGCCACCTTCAACCAATGCAGAAACTCATACAAACTGCTTTGCCAATCA GCCTATCCAGATCCAGACATCCACTGACTTGGTCTCCTCCAGTCCTGCAAACCTTGTGAGTGGCTTATCTGAAGACAACAATAAAGGGGCATCTATTAGTACTCCATTTAACATGGTTTCCTGGGATAATTCACAAATAAACCAGCAG GTTATGCCATTAACTCAAACTCAACTTGAAGAAGCTATGAGACCAGCTAAATTTGAACAGCAGGCTGGGTCTGGTTTTTCTTTGGAGTCCAACAATGCTTTGTCTCCCACAGTAACCACAGAAAAGGTGTTCCCTTCATCTGCTAGTCCTATTAACTCCCTTCTGGCTGGAGAGAAGATTCAATTTG GGGCAGTAACCTCGCCAACCATGCTACCGCCAGTCAGCCGAACTGTTTCAAGTGGTCTTGGAGCTCCAGGttcatctaggcctgatatgaAGATTGATCGAGGCTTGCCTAGCGACAACAGTGGTCCTGATAAGGCGAAGTCCAAGGAATTATGTCCGAGTACCGAGGATGCAGAAGCAGAGGCTGAAGCAGCTGCTTCTGCTGTGGCTGTGGCAGCTATTAGCACTGATGAGGGATCTCCAGCTGATGCAACTACAGCATCTGCTCCAGACAACAAGAGCTTTACAAGCAAGGATCTCAGTGGGTTAACATCAGGAA CAGGGGCAAGAACAGGTCAAGCTGGTCAATCGTCCACCGAAGAGCCACTCACAGTTGCTCTTCCTGCAGACTTATCGGTTGATACTCCATCCATGTCCTTGTGGCCTCCTATAGCCAGTCCACAAGCATCAGGGCCAATGCTTTCTCAGTTTCATGGTGCACAGCCATCCCACTTTTCCTGCTTTGATATGAATTCAATGTTAGGAGggcacatttttgcatttggcccAAGTGACGAATCTGCTGGATCTCAAGGTCAGCACCCTCAAAGAAGCAATGCATTGCCTTCCGCACCATTGGGAGCTTGGCCACAGTGTCATTCTGGGGTAGACTCTTTCTACCGTCCTCCAACTGGATACGCTGGTCCTTTTATTACTCCAGGAGGGATCCCAGGCGTGCAAGGTCCCCCACATATGGTGGTCTATAACCACTTCGCCCCAGTAGGGCAATTTGGTCAGATGGGACTTGGTTTTATGGGAGCCACTTATATCCCTGGTGACAAGCAGCCTGATTGGAAGCAAAGCCAAGGACCACCTATTGTTGGTGTAAGCCAGAGTGATCCAAACAGCCAGAATATGGTGTCTGGTCAAGTAAATGCTCCTAGTGTTCCTGCTCCAGTTCCACATCTACGCCCAACTTCTATCATGCCAATCCCGTCTCCGTTGACCATGTTCGACATTGCTCCTTTCCAG ACATCTACAGACATACAGATGCAAACGTGTTGGCCACATATGCCTGTACCTCCTCTACACTCGGTTCCATTATCAGTTGCACTTCAGCAGCATCCAGTAGAGGGTACAGCCACACAACAGTTCGTTCATAACGTGCCAGTAGACAAGTCCAGTACAAATAACCGATTTCAGGAGTCCTCTGTTTCTGCTGGACCATCAGATGGTAACAAGACCTTCCTAAATGCAGCTGCCTCCCAGTACAGAGATGAGTTAGGTCTTGTCCAACAGCCAGCCTCAACTAGTTCAAGCTCCCAAACTGTTCAGCCTTCATTTGGCCAGGCAGGCGTGATCAGCAATGAAGTCTCGACCAGTGCCAAAGTCACGGTTAGAGCAACCCCATCTAAAGTCAACCCTGGAACTGCAGCAGGGGTTGCTAGCAACACGAATGGTCCTCAGGTCACCAGCATACCTTCCAAGACCCAtcagtcgtcgtcgtcatcagacCAGCAGTACCAGCATCCAGTTAACAATCAGGATCGCCGGGCCCGTGCGACCCAAAAGGCTGGTACTGGTAATGAGTGGCAACGGCGATCAGGGTACCAGGGTAGGAATCAAGGTTCTGGTTCCGACAGGAGTTCAGGCACTGGTAGGATGAAGCAGATCTACGTTGCGAAACCCTCGTCGACAAGTGGCCATGCCCCATCAGGCTAG